In Falsiruegeria litorea R37, the DNA window GAACTTGCGTATGCGTGTATGGGACATTTGTTTTCCTTGTTACGCGACGCATTGCGCCCGATCTTGTTTGGCAAGCCACAACTGAAAGTCGCGGATCGTGCCTTCGTAGTTGTCTTCGGCCAGAGGCCCCGCCAACGCATGAGCCGAGTTCAGCGCCACTTGCATGCGTTCCAGTTTTTCCCTGTCTTCTCGGTTTACGTCTTCCCACAAAGCGATGCGGCGGGCGATGGTTTCATCATCCAGATCGTCGCCATAGGCCGACATCGTCCATTTCACCCGGATCTCACCCGCGCTGAGGGGGAAGATGCTGATCGACACCAACAGACTGGCGGCCTGACTGGCCACTTGCGTCGGGAAGACCGAGAAAAGGGTCGAGCGCAGGCGCTCATCCTCGGACAGGCCCGGCGCACCGTAGCCCCGGGACGGGACGTCCTTGGGGTAATTCGCAGCGTATGATGTGTACCCGTCCCCGCCCAGCAATTTGCGCGCAAGACCCGTGGGCGTGTACCCGTGCAGCGTTTCTGGGTGCACCACCGACAGGTGATACCCTTCCATGAAGTTCTCGACGAGACACTTCCAATTGGTTTTCCACACTTCTTCGGCCACATGCACGAGGC includes these proteins:
- a CDS encoding aromatic ring-hydroxylating oxygenase subunit alpha, with the translated sequence MYSELSKQLQELASLPADRPMCMPGAFYTDPSQFQHEAATVLRRGWHCLGRVDEVPEPGDYFATQLLNEPLIVVRQSDGKVAVLANVCRHRGMPLAEGRGQTKRFVCSYHAWAYDLDGALMRAARMKNAGFDAKKCGLYRHNVKIWNGFIYVSLDADAEPFHYPELEALLAPYESEKFRLVHVAEEVWKTNWKCLVENFMEGYHLSVVHPETLHGYTPTGLARKLLGGDGYTSYAANYPKDVPSRGYGAPGLSEDERLRSTLFSVFPTQVASQAASLLVSISIFPLSAGEIRVKWTMSAYGDDLDDETIARRIALWEDVNREDREKLERMQVALNSAHALAGPLAEDNYEGTIRDFQLWLAKQDRAQCVA